The following coding sequences lie in one Deltaproteobacteria bacterium HGW-Deltaproteobacteria-18 genomic window:
- a CDS encoding stage 0 sporulation protein J has product MTMKKRGLGRGLDVLIKSRNVEPEHEAEIVTLDINALEPNIHQPRHHFDQAALEELAASIKTQGLIQPVLVRPLPTPGHYELVAGERRWRACRMSGLETIDCIVRRMDDYESMAIALIENLQREDLNPIEEARALGQIKEHFRITQEELADKIGKSRPAVTNSLRLLKLPEKVQTMLETNALSAGHARALLGLDDPESMAVLAEKILQNNLNVRATEDLVKKIKNKTAVEEEKPRRAKPVVEDIASVVKSLAGTFTVKHSGTPKKGKIVFAYASNEEREKIASFLERMAKEQEI; this is encoded by the coding sequence ATGACCATGAAAAAAAGAGGGCTCGGACGCGGGCTTGATGTACTCATCAAAAGCCGCAATGTCGAACCCGAACACGAAGCAGAAATAGTGACGCTGGACATAAACGCACTTGAGCCCAACATCCACCAGCCCCGCCACCACTTCGACCAGGCGGCTCTGGAAGAACTCGCCGCCTCCATCAAGACCCAGGGGCTGATCCAGCCCGTGCTGGTCAGGCCGCTACCCACCCCGGGTCACTACGAACTCGTGGCCGGCGAGAGACGATGGAGAGCCTGCCGCATGTCCGGACTTGAGACCATCGACTGCATAGTCCGGCGTATGGACGATTACGAGAGCATGGCCATAGCGCTCATCGAAAACCTTCAGCGCGAGGATCTCAACCCGATCGAAGAAGCACGGGCGCTGGGACAGATCAAGGAGCATTTCAGGATCACTCAGGAAGAACTGGCCGACAAGATCGGCAAAAGCAGACCCGCCGTCACCAACAGCCTGCGGCTCCTGAAACTGCCTGAAAAAGTGCAGACCATGCTGGAGACCAACGCCCTCTCGGCCGGACACGCCAGGGCGCTGCTTGGGCTGGATGATCCCGAGAGCATGGCCGTCCTGGCGGAAAAGATTCTGCAAAATAATCTGAACGTGCGCGCAACGGAAGATCTGGTCAAAAAAATCAAGAACAAGACAGCGGTCGAAGAAGAAAAACCTCGCCGCGCCAAGCCCGTAGTCGAAGACATCGCAAGTGTCGTCAAGAGCCTGGCTGGCACCTTCACCGTCAAACACTCAGGAACACCCAAAAAAGGAAAAATCGTGTTCGCTTACGCAAGCAACGAAGAAAGGGAAAAAATAGCGTCTTTCCTTGAACGCATGGCCAAGGAGCAGGAAATATGA
- a CDS encoding chromosome partitioning protein, with the protein MAQTIVLANQKGGVGKTTTTVNLAASLAAMEQRVLVIDCDPQANASSGLGVDVSQVQTSIYQALFSPNEARKAIVDSDMEFLKILPSTPDLVGAEIELGEEKNREFILRGIVKLLSPEYDYILIDCPPSLGLITINALCAARWLLVPLQCEYYALEGIAQLMKTYGLVKERLNPDLDILGILLTMFDKRNKLSFMVEREVRDHFKELVFNTSIPRNVRLSEAPSHGLPAILYDIRSMGTQSYISLAQELIDKKLNQPQEQLT; encoded by the coding sequence TTGGCGCAGACAATCGTTTTGGCGAATCAGAAAGGCGGGGTGGGGAAAACCACCACCACCGTCAACCTGGCGGCATCACTTGCAGCCATGGAACAGCGTGTACTGGTTATTGATTGCGACCCGCAGGCCAATGCATCAAGCGGACTCGGCGTTGACGTGAGCCAGGTGCAGACCTCGATCTACCAAGCCCTCTTTTCTCCCAATGAAGCGCGGAAGGCCATCGTTGATTCGGACATGGAGTTCCTGAAAATACTCCCCTCCACGCCTGACCTGGTGGGAGCGGAGATAGAACTGGGCGAAGAAAAAAACAGGGAATTCATCCTGCGCGGCATCGTGAAATTGCTGAGCCCCGAGTACGATTACATCCTGATCGACTGCCCCCCGTCGTTGGGGCTCATCACCATCAACGCCCTGTGCGCGGCCAGATGGCTGCTCGTTCCCCTGCAATGCGAGTATTACGCGTTGGAAGGAATCGCCCAGCTCATGAAAACCTACGGGCTGGTCAAAGAGCGGCTGAATCCGGACCTCGACATTCTGGGTATCCTGCTGACCATGTTCGACAAACGCAACAAGCTCTCATTCATGGTCGAGCGCGAGGTGCGCGACCACTTCAAAGAGCTTGTATTCAACACTTCGATCCCGAGAAACGTGCGCCTGTCCGAAGCCCCGAGCCATGGCCTTCCGGCCATACTCTACGACATCAGATCCATGGGAACCCAATCCTATATCTCACTGGCCCAGGAACTGATCGACAAGAAACTGAATCAGCCGCAGGAGCAGCTGACCTGA
- a CDS encoding capsular biosynthesis protein CpsI, whose amino-acid sequence MKILITGAAGFIGFHLAKRFLATGTSVFGLDNLNDYYSVDLKKDRLKLLQQDSNFHFEPIDLADGVALDAYFKANEFTHVVNLAAQAGVRYSLLNPKSYIDSNIVGFANLLECCRHNGTRHLVYASSSSVYGLNTSMPFSVHDNVDHPVSLYAASKKSNELMAHTYSYLYKLPTTGLRFFTVYGPWGRPDMALYLFTKAICENKPINVFNHGKMRRDFTYIDDIVEGVFRIVSHVPQGNPAWDGKNPDPSTSPAPYKLYNIGNNNTVELEQFITVLENALGRKAVRNYMDIQPGDVPATYANIDDLIKEVGFKPSTSIEEGIEKFIAWYKDYYRP is encoded by the coding sequence ATGAAAATTCTTATCACGGGCGCGGCGGGATTTATCGGTTTTCACCTCGCCAAACGCTTTCTTGCTACCGGAACTTCCGTATTTGGCCTCGATAATCTCAATGACTACTACTCGGTCGACTTGAAAAAAGACCGCCTGAAGCTGTTGCAACAGGACTCGAATTTTCATTTCGAACCCATAGATCTCGCTGATGGCGTGGCCCTGGACGCGTATTTCAAGGCCAATGAATTCACGCATGTTGTCAACCTGGCGGCCCAGGCAGGGGTTAGATACTCACTTCTGAACCCAAAATCCTACATTGATTCCAACATAGTAGGATTCGCCAACCTGCTGGAGTGCTGCCGCCACAATGGAACCAGGCACCTGGTTTACGCGTCATCCAGCTCTGTCTACGGTCTGAACACATCCATGCCCTTTTCCGTGCACGACAATGTGGACCATCCAGTGAGTCTGTATGCGGCAAGCAAGAAATCAAACGAGCTCATGGCCCATACCTACTCGTATCTGTACAAACTGCCGACAACGGGCCTGCGCTTCTTCACGGTCTACGGTCCCTGGGGACGTCCCGACATGGCCCTCTACCTCTTTACCAAGGCCATTTGCGAGAACAAGCCCATCAATGTTTTCAATCATGGCAAAATGCGCCGGGATTTCACCTACATCGACGATATCGTCGAAGGGGTATTCCGGATCGTGAGCCATGTGCCCCAAGGCAATCCGGCCTGGGACGGGAAGAATCCCGATCCGAGCACATCCCCTGCTCCATACAAGCTTTACAACATCGGCAATAACAACACCGTCGAGCTTGAGCAGTTTATCACCGTGCTCGAGAATGCCCTGGGCCGAAAAGCCGTGCGCAACTACATGGATATCCAGCCCGGAGACGTGCCAGCGACCTACGCCAACATCGACGACCTGATCAAGGAAGTGGGGTTCAAGCCATCAACGAGCATCGAGGAAGGAATAGAGAAGTTCATCGCCTGGTACAAAGATTACTACCGTCCGTAG
- the coaBC gene encoding bifunctional phosphopantothenoylcysteine decarboxylase/phosphopantothenate--cysteine ligase CoaBC, translated as MIPAHYLFDTFHGKRIHLGVTGSIAAYKALDLTRAFLHLHLQVGVTLTDSARKFVTGLSFGALGADPLYTDMFADDVNFDHLEPSVADAFLVAPATANMIAKMSCGIADDLLSCQLLAYPGPVLVAPAMNPRMWSAPATRHNWSVLGERGVTRIEPECGNVACGDTGQGRLASLEEIFIQTLAALSPQDLRGRKIMITLGPTREYFDKARFWSNPSSGIMGASLAVAAALRGAEVTAISGPVDIALPSMIKRVPVVTAREMFSAAQDIFPSQDIGCFTAAVADFRPPTCPTGKFKKSGEALSLTFESNPDILATLSTSKKPGQQTIGFAAEAQDLEQNAALKLSKKNLDLLVANPIDEAGAGFASSTNRVLVMDRHGRQEAWPQLPKTEIAWRIWDWISMNTP; from the coding sequence GTGATTCCCGCACACTACCTGTTCGACACGTTTCACGGGAAACGTATCCACCTGGGAGTCACCGGCTCCATTGCAGCATACAAAGCCCTGGATCTGACCAGGGCTTTTTTGCATTTGCATCTCCAGGTCGGAGTGACCCTGACCGACTCCGCTCGCAAGTTCGTGACCGGTCTCTCCTTCGGAGCGCTCGGAGCAGACCCTCTTTACACCGACATGTTTGCCGATGATGTAAATTTTGATCATCTCGAACCATCGGTGGCCGACGCTTTTCTTGTTGCTCCAGCCACGGCGAACATGATTGCCAAGATGTCCTGCGGCATCGCCGACGACCTTCTCAGTTGCCAACTTCTGGCCTACCCCGGCCCGGTGCTGGTAGCCCCGGCCATGAACCCGCGCATGTGGAGCGCTCCGGCAACCCGCCACAACTGGTCCGTACTGGGCGAACGCGGCGTTACGCGCATCGAACCCGAGTGCGGCAACGTTGCCTGCGGCGACACGGGCCAGGGCAGGCTTGCCTCGCTGGAGGAAATTTTCATTCAAACCCTGGCTGCACTTTCGCCTCAGGACCTGCGCGGCAGGAAAATCATGATCACGCTCGGACCGACCCGGGAATATTTTGACAAGGCCCGCTTCTGGTCCAATCCTTCTAGCGGGATCATGGGAGCCAGCCTTGCCGTCGCGGCGGCCCTGCGCGGCGCCGAAGTCACCGCCATCAGCGGACCGGTGGACATAGCCCTGCCATCCATGATCAAGCGAGTGCCCGTGGTCACGGCCCGCGAAATGTTTTCGGCCGCCCAGGATATCTTTCCATCACAGGACATCGGATGCTTTACGGCTGCGGTGGCTGACTTTCGCCCCCCAACCTGCCCCACAGGGAAGTTCAAAAAGAGCGGAGAAGCCCTGAGCCTGACTTTTGAATCCAACCCTGACATCCTTGCGACCCTGAGTACATCCAAGAAGCCTGGACAACAAACCATTGGTTTTGCAGCTGAAGCACAAGACCTCGAGCAGAACGCTGCGCTCAAGCTCTCCAAAAAAAATCTTGATCTGCTTGTCGCCAATCCCATAGACGAAGCCGGTGCCGGCTTTGCATCATCCACCAACAGGGTTCTGGTCATGGACCGGCACGGCAGGCAGGAAGCGTGGCCGCAGCTGCCCAAAACAGAAATCGCGTGGAGGATCTGGGATTGGATCTCAATGAACACACCCTGA
- the rfaE2 gene encoding D-glycero-beta-D-manno-heptose 1-phosphate adenylyltransferase — MNSEQKITSPEEIARPRGKVVFTNGCFDIIHPGHVDYLERARNMGSCLVVGLNSDASVRRLKGELRPINDQNSRARVLAALACVDYVVIFEEDTPLELIGKIRPDVLVKGGDWSVDRIVGREIVEAAGGTVCSIPLLAGYSTTGTVERIVALHRSGGNG; from the coding sequence ATGAACAGCGAACAAAAAATCACTTCTCCTGAAGAAATTGCACGACCCCGCGGCAAGGTCGTTTTCACCAACGGGTGCTTCGACATCATCCATCCAGGCCATGTGGACTACCTGGAAAGGGCCAGGAACATGGGCTCGTGCCTGGTCGTCGGTCTCAACAGCGACGCTTCGGTCAGGCGTCTCAAAGGTGAGCTTCGGCCGATCAACGACCAGAACAGCAGGGCGCGGGTGCTGGCGGCCCTGGCCTGCGTGGATTATGTCGTCATTTTCGAGGAGGACACGCCTCTCGAATTGATCGGCAAGATCCGGCCGGACGTGCTGGTCAAGGGCGGGGACTGGAGCGTGGACCGGATAGTCGGACGGGAGATCGTGGAGGCGGCGGGAGGGACTGTCTGTTCCATCCCGCTTCTGGCCGGATATTCTACAACGGGGACAGTGGAACGCATCGTGGCCCTGCATCGGAGCGGCGGCAATGGATAG
- a CDS encoding type II/IV secretion system protein: MDSLNTKRVVYSLTYLLEILTEAGEISEAQARIIMDHAVKNGIDTEGPDGIDDLIRFNIRKPPKEPGHPESRITEDVILKAVARREGLEFRRVDPFDLDLEVTTKTISESFARVNTLVPIMIRDGELELAVFNPFRPELWQDMERVSDLPYKVFLSTRQDINRLIDDYYQFRTAIQAAQIEFMDSSEIGNLEARVKVSEKSDPESQRHVIKAVDYLLRSALRERASDIHIEPKRDFALIRFRIDGILHDLHRLPMTVHLAMINRLKGMSRLDISEKRRPQDGRVQLVLAGVPTDVRVSTIPVAFGEKMVLRLLSSDSTLKNLEELGMGPDHYATYSKFLNKTYGLILVTGPTGSGKSTTLYSTLKVLANPQVNVVTLEDPIEMVVDDFNQIGVQTKIGVTFGQMLRHILRQDPDIIMIGEMRDLETAEQAMQSALTGHIVFSTLHTNDASAALTRLLDLGLDAYLINAAVIGCIAQRLVRNICLHCKVQYTPDYEEIKALGLESYIRPGQVLWKGRGCDHCRQTGYYGRTGIFEILPYDTEVKDAIRKNIDLGDLREMVRKKGVRSLFDDGMARVVQGVTTVEEVLRVAGGSVD, translated from the coding sequence ATGGATAGCCTAAACACAAAGCGGGTGGTCTATTCCCTTACGTACCTGCTGGAAATTTTGACCGAAGCTGGGGAGATTAGCGAGGCGCAGGCCAGGATCATCATGGACCACGCCGTCAAGAACGGTATCGACACGGAGGGGCCGGACGGTATCGACGACCTGATCCGCTTCAATATCCGCAAGCCGCCGAAGGAGCCCGGGCACCCGGAATCGCGCATCACGGAGGATGTCATCCTGAAAGCCGTCGCGCGCAGGGAGGGCCTTGAGTTCCGCCGGGTGGACCCCTTTGATCTGGACCTTGAGGTGACCACCAAGACCATCTCCGAGAGCTTCGCCCGCGTGAACACCCTGGTGCCGATCATGATCCGCGACGGCGAGCTCGAGCTTGCGGTCTTCAATCCTTTCCGCCCGGAGCTGTGGCAGGACATGGAGCGCGTCAGCGACTTGCCCTACAAGGTTTTCCTGAGCACCCGGCAGGACATCAACCGTCTCATCGACGACTATTACCAGTTCCGCACGGCCATCCAGGCTGCGCAGATCGAGTTCATGGACTCAAGCGAGATCGGCAATCTCGAAGCGCGGGTCAAGGTCTCGGAAAAATCCGATCCCGAATCCCAGCGCCACGTCATAAAGGCCGTGGACTATCTGCTGCGTTCGGCTCTGCGCGAGCGCGCCAGTGACATTCACATCGAGCCCAAGAGGGATTTTGCGCTGATCCGGTTTCGCATCGACGGCATCCTTCACGATCTGCACCGGCTGCCCATGACCGTGCACCTGGCCATGATAAACCGTTTGAAGGGGATGAGCAGGCTTGACATCTCCGAAAAGCGCAGGCCCCAGGATGGGCGCGTGCAGCTGGTTTTGGCCGGTGTGCCGACGGATGTGCGCGTCTCGACCATTCCGGTGGCCTTTGGCGAGAAGATGGTGCTGCGACTCCTGTCCAGCGACAGCACGCTCAAGAATCTCGAAGAGCTGGGCATGGGCCCCGACCATTATGCGACCTACAGCAAGTTCCTGAACAAGACCTACGGGCTCATCCTGGTCACCGGGCCAACGGGAAGCGGCAAGTCGACCACTCTGTATTCGACCCTGAAAGTGCTGGCCAATCCACAGGTCAACGTGGTCACGCTCGAAGATCCCATCGAGATGGTGGTCGACGATTTCAACCAGATCGGCGTGCAAACGAAAATCGGTGTGACTTTCGGGCAGATGCTGCGCCACATCCTGCGCCAGGACCCGGACATCATCATGATCGGCGAGATGCGCGACCTCGAGACCGCCGAGCAGGCCATGCAGTCGGCCCTGACCGGGCATATTGTTTTTTCGACCCTGCACACCAACGACGCCAGCGCCGCCCTGACCCGCCTGCTGGATCTTGGCCTTGACGCCTATCTCATCAACGCAGCCGTCATCGGCTGCATCGCACAGCGCCTGGTGCGAAACATCTGCCTGCACTGCAAGGTGCAGTACACGCCTGATTACGAGGAAATAAAGGCCTTGGGGCTGGAGAGCTACATCCGTCCGGGTCAGGTCCTGTGGAAGGGGCGCGGGTGCGATCACTGCCGCCAGACGGGCTATTACGGCCGCACGGGCATTTTTGAGATTCTGCCCTACGACACCGAGGTCAAGGACGCCATTCGCAAGAACATCGATCTGGGCGATCTGCGCGAGATGGTCCGAAAGAAAGGTGTTCGTTCCCTTTTTGACGACGGCATGGCGAGAGTCGTGCAGGGGGTTACAACGGTGGAGGAAGTATTGCGCGTGGCCGGGGGATCCGTCGATTAA
- the fliI gene encoding flagellum-specific ATP synthase FliI (involved in type III protein export during flagellum assembly) → MTADLDGTLHLLAGLQPAQAYGKVTKVVGLVAEGRGIKAPLGSVCQLLPGDTGKQSINAEVVGFRDDVMLLMPYGEMRGIRPGSLIRNTSTPPVFPVGHRYLGHAVDAFGQSLDPEKTIFPARYNPLHADPPNPLTRPRITEPLDVGVRAINGLLTLGKGQRIGIMAGSGVGKSTLMGMFARYTSADVNVIGLIGERGREVVDFIEKDLGPEGLAKSVLIVATSDQGPLVRMRAAYAATAMAEFFRDEGKDVLLMMDSVTRFAMAAREVGLAAGEPPTTRGYTPTVFSHLPRLLERAGRSSKGSITGIYTVLVEGDDFNEPVADAVRSILDGHIVLTRDLADQGHYPSIDVLKSVSRLAPDVTPSPVITAGRDLIRLMATFQRVEDMVNIGAYAAGSNPEIDKAISMVHPIRSFLQQSVDERSTLDQAFEDIKKLTGKNLPKSVKPRT, encoded by the coding sequence ATGACCGCCGACCTTGACGGCACCCTGCATCTCCTGGCCGGACTGCAACCGGCGCAAGCCTATGGCAAGGTGACCAAGGTCGTGGGACTGGTGGCCGAGGGACGCGGCATAAAGGCCCCACTTGGCTCTGTCTGCCAGCTTCTGCCGGGCGATACCGGCAAACAGTCCATCAACGCCGAGGTGGTTGGCTTCCGCGACGACGTGATGCTGCTCATGCCCTACGGCGAGATGCGCGGCATCCGTCCGGGGAGCCTCATCCGCAACACCAGCACTCCACCGGTCTTCCCGGTTGGCCATCGCTATCTCGGACACGCGGTGGATGCTTTCGGGCAGTCCCTTGATCCGGAAAAAACCATTTTCCCTGCCCGTTACAACCCGCTGCACGCAGATCCTCCCAACCCCCTGACCAGACCGCGTATCACCGAACCGCTCGATGTCGGCGTCCGGGCCATAAATGGCCTTCTGACACTGGGCAAGGGGCAGCGCATCGGAATCATGGCCGGCTCGGGCGTTGGCAAAAGCACCCTCATGGGCATGTTTGCCCGCTACACATCGGCCGATGTCAATGTCATCGGACTGATCGGCGAACGCGGCCGCGAAGTCGTGGATTTCATAGAAAAGGATCTGGGACCGGAGGGACTGGCCAAGTCCGTGCTCATCGTGGCCACCTCGGATCAGGGTCCGTTGGTGCGCATGCGTGCGGCCTATGCAGCCACGGCCATGGCGGAATTTTTTCGAGACGAGGGCAAGGACGTGCTGCTGATGATGGACTCGGTGACCCGCTTCGCCATGGCCGCCCGCGAAGTCGGCCTCGCGGCCGGTGAACCGCCCACCACGCGGGGATACACCCCGACGGTCTTCTCGCATCTGCCGCGCCTGCTCGAACGCGCCGGACGTTCGAGCAAAGGCAGCATCACAGGCATTTACACGGTGCTGGTGGAAGGCGACGACTTCAACGAACCCGTTGCCGACGCGGTTCGCTCCATCCTCGACGGGCACATCGTGCTCACGCGGGACCTGGCCGATCAGGGCCACTACCCTTCCATCGACGTGCTCAAAAGCGTCAGCCGCCTGGCACCCGACGTCACCCCCTCGCCCGTCATCACCGCCGGTCGGGACCTGATACGCCTGATGGCCACCTTTCAGCGGGTCGAAGACATGGTCAACATCGGCGCCTACGCCGCCGGTTCAAATCCGGAAATCGACAAGGCCATCAGCATGGTCCATCCCATCCGCTCTTTTCTGCAGCAAAGCGTCGATGAGCGCTCAACGCTTGACCAGGCATTCGAGGATATCAAAAAACTCACCGGCAAAAATCTTCCAAAGTCCGTCAAACCCCGCACTTAA
- the fliG gene encoding flagellar motor switch protein FliG: MAAPTGKLTGPQKTAILILALGDAFASEVFKKFERSEITSVSRAMAKLDSVSKEQAEEVLKEFNQAMTIGKEMLYGGPEQVRKMISSNLDSDTARYILDELDFDSGPVPFKELGNVSPKILAQILRNEHPQTLALILGHLPPDSAGNLLQNMAPGVRAEVLIRLAKLEAVAEEMLVEVDRVLQSQLIAIGGKEGRKVGGVNSVAEILNAIDRATEEEIMADIEEESAQLAEEIKQLMFVFEDIIKIDDRGIREVLKEISNEDLTMSLKTAPEELREKFFKNLSERAGNMIREDLEIMGPVKLSEVEAAQQNIVKQVRRLEAEGRIVIAGSGGEVLV; the protein is encoded by the coding sequence GTGGCAGCACCTACTGGAAAACTGACCGGCCCGCAGAAGACGGCCATTCTCATCCTGGCCCTTGGCGACGCTTTTGCCTCCGAGGTCTTCAAGAAATTCGAGCGCAGCGAAATCACGTCCGTGTCACGAGCCATGGCCAAGCTCGATTCCGTGAGCAAGGAACAGGCGGAGGAAGTGCTGAAGGAGTTCAACCAGGCCATGACCATCGGCAAGGAGATGCTCTACGGCGGGCCCGAGCAGGTGCGCAAGATGATCTCCTCGAATCTCGATTCCGACACGGCACGCTATATCCTGGACGAGCTTGATTTTGATTCCGGCCCCGTGCCCTTCAAGGAACTCGGCAACGTCAGCCCCAAGATCCTGGCCCAGATCCTGCGCAACGAACACCCCCAGACCCTGGCGCTGATTCTCGGCCATCTACCGCCGGACAGCGCGGGCAATCTTTTGCAGAACATGGCCCCCGGTGTCCGGGCCGAGGTGCTTATCCGCCTGGCCAAGCTCGAAGCCGTCGCCGAGGAAATGCTCGTCGAGGTCGACCGCGTCCTGCAAAGCCAACTCATCGCCATCGGCGGCAAGGAAGGCCGCAAGGTCGGCGGCGTCAATTCCGTGGCGGAAATCCTCAACGCCATCGACCGGGCCACGGAAGAGGAGATCATGGCCGACATCGAGGAAGAGAGCGCGCAGCTGGCCGAAGAGATCAAGCAGCTCATGTTCGTCTTCGAGGACATCATCAAGATCGACGACCGCGGCATCCGCGAGGTTTTGAAGGAAATCAGCAACGAGGACCTGACCATGTCGCTGAAGACCGCGCCGGAAGAACTGCGCGAAAAGTTCTTCAAGAACCTGTCCGAACGCGCAGGAAACATGATTCGCGAGGATCTGGAGATCATGGGTCCGGTCAAGCTTTCCGAGGTCGAGGCCGCGCAGCAGAACATCGTCAAGCAGGTAAGACGCCTGGAGGCCGAAGGCCGTATCGTCATCGCCGGCAGCGGAGGCGAAGTCCTTGTCTGA
- the fliF gene encoding flagellar M-ring protein FliF — MPPFLQSTLAKATDFWTDKSLAQRILLGGLLVSLLIAFFAMIFWMNKVDYRVLYANLYQEDASSVVNYLQKEKIPYRITDSGTSIMVPGDMVYEARLKLAGEGALHGQGIGFELFDENKIGQTNFVQGINYQRALQGELSRTISELAEVESARVHLVLPNKSLFVEEQAPPSAAIMLKLKGGRSLGAQQVQAIVNLVSTSVEGMTTEHITLADSRGKILYEPKTDNDFAGLSSTQLEYQSSMQRSLEQRIEQLLVPIVGPGRVIARVNADLDFDRTTIRKEIFDPKSAVVRSEVKNEEESTGSANVDGGTPDPNYQGENDRTASGTSQESTRTSSTTNFDINKEEQQIISQVGSIKRLSVAVLVDGKYTQQQDGTYAFEPLSAEQMEQIRQLSQRAVGFDDTRGDAIEVSSISFGEPVGAEQAPLLDVASRYFQLLGKPLLNTLVILLFLLFVARPVVLALIRPKVDKPTVQTADELGAAQELMALTEGLNEEDMAAVDAVKRIENAKHLAQQLVEQNMDQAVMIMRQWMTQGEA, encoded by the coding sequence ATGCCCCCCTTTCTGCAAAGCACCCTGGCCAAGGCCACGGACTTCTGGACCGATAAATCCCTGGCCCAGCGTATCCTCCTAGGAGGATTGCTGGTCTCGCTTCTGATCGCGTTCTTCGCCATGATCTTCTGGATGAACAAGGTCGATTACAGGGTCCTATACGCAAATCTGTACCAGGAAGACGCGTCCAGCGTGGTGAATTACCTGCAAAAGGAAAAAATCCCCTACCGGATCACCGATTCCGGGACCTCCATCATGGTACCGGGCGACATGGTCTACGAAGCGCGGCTCAAACTGGCCGGTGAAGGCGCCCTGCACGGTCAGGGCATCGGCTTCGAACTCTTTGACGAGAACAAGATCGGGCAAACCAACTTCGTGCAGGGCATAAACTACCAGCGCGCCCTGCAGGGCGAGCTGTCCCGCACCATCTCCGAGCTGGCCGAGGTGGAGAGCGCCCGCGTACATCTGGTGCTGCCCAACAAGAGTCTCTTCGTCGAAGAGCAGGCCCCGCCCTCCGCCGCCATCATGCTCAAGCTCAAAGGTGGTCGAAGCCTTGGCGCACAGCAGGTGCAGGCCATTGTCAACCTCGTGTCCACCAGCGTCGAAGGGATGACCACCGAGCATATCACTCTCGCCGACAGCAGGGGCAAGATCCTCTACGAGCCCAAGACGGACAACGACTTCGCGGGCTTGAGCTCGACCCAGCTTGAATACCAGTCGAGCATGCAGCGCAGCCTTGAACAGCGCATCGAACAGCTCCTGGTGCCCATTGTCGGCCCCGGACGGGTCATCGCCCGGGTCAACGCCGACCTTGACTTCGATCGCACGACCATCCGCAAGGAGATTTTCGATCCCAAATCCGCCGTGGTCAGAAGCGAGGTCAAGAACGAGGAGGAAAGCACGGGGTCGGCCAATGTCGACGGCGGCACACCTGATCCCAATTATCAGGGCGAAAACGACCGCACCGCCTCCGGCACCTCGCAGGAAAGCACCCGTACATCCTCCACCACGAATTTCGACATCAACAAGGAAGAACAGCAGATCATCTCCCAGGTCGGCAGCATCAAGCGTTTAAGCGTTGCCGTTCTCGTCGACGGCAAGTACACTCAGCAGCAGGACGGGACATACGCCTTCGAGCCCTTAAGTGCCGAACAGATGGAACAGATTCGCCAGCTCAGCCAGCGCGCCGTCGGATTTGACGACACTCGCGGGGACGCCATCGAGGTCTCCTCGATCTCCTTTGGCGAGCCCGTCGGTGCGGAACAGGCACCACTTCTGGACGTCGCCTCGCGCTACTTCCAGCTCCTGGGCAAGCCGCTCCTGAACACGCTCGTAATTCTCCTGTTCCTGCTCTTCGTGGCGCGCCCTGTGGTCCTGGCCCTGATCCGTCCGAAGGTCGACAAGCCCACGGTGCAGACTGCCGACGAGCTTGGCGCGGCCCAGGAGCTCATGGCCCTGACCGAAGGATTGAACGAAGAGGACATGGCGGCCGTGGACGCCGTCAAACGCATCGAAAACGCCAAGCACCTCGCACAGCAGCTTGTCGAGCAGAACATGGATCAGGCCGTCATGATCATGCGTCAATGGATGACTCAGGGAGAAGCATAA
- a CDS encoding flagellar hook-basal body complex protein FliE has product MAVSPLAIKAYSAASELLSNPKSLDAKNKSTREATQSFAETIEESLAKVNEMQGEKSLMIQDFASGKNQNVHELMITLQKAGLAMDMTSAVRNKVMQAYQEIMRIQF; this is encoded by the coding sequence ATGGCGGTATCACCTTTGGCCATCAAGGCCTATTCGGCGGCAAGCGAGCTTTTGAGCAATCCCAAAAGCCTTGATGCCAAGAACAAGTCCACCAGGGAAGCGACCCAGTCCTTTGCCGAGACCATTGAAGAGTCACTGGCCAAGGTCAACGAAATGCAGGGGGAAAAATCGCTCATGATCCAGGATTTTGCCTCGGGCAAAAACCAGAACGTGCATGAGCTCATGATCACCCTGCAAAAGGCCGGACTGGCCATGGACATGACCTCTGCGGTTCGCAACAAGGTCATGCAGGCATACCAGGAAATAATGCGCATCCAGTTCTGA